The Nitrospirota bacterium nucleotide sequence ACCATTTTTTTCGTATCGGCATCTACAGAACTGAAAGAGGAAATGTTTTTATATGTTTTCAGCGCCTCTTCTGTTTTATCCTGTTTTTCATATATCCTTGCAATGCCCAAAAAGCCGTTTGCATTTCCCATGCGTGCCAGCTTGGAATAATATTCAAAAGCCTTCTGATACTCCCCTTGTTTTTCATAAAGCACTGCAAGGTTCATAGATGCTGTCTGGTTGTCAGGCTCTATTGTCAAAGCCTTGTTAAGACTGGTTTCTGCGGCAGTGATGTTGTCAACCCTTGCATATGCAACTCCAATGTTAATAAGGGCAGGGACATAGTCTTTCTTTAACTCAAGCGCCATCTGTGAATATTTTATTGACTCGTGGACCAGCCCCATGTTCAGCAAAATATAAGCTGTATTATTTATCACTCCGAAGTTGTTCCTGTCCGTTTCCAGTATTTTTTTGTAGTAGGCAAGCGCCTTTGGATAATCTTTCCTGCTTTCATAATCTTTGGCAATATAAAGAAAGGCATTTTTTTGAGGCAGACTTACGGATTTTTCTACAGCGCTGTCTTCAGAGCGCGCTGCCTGCGGCTGGACGGCAGGCTTGGGTTTTACTGCCGGCGCAGGAGAGGGTTTTTCTTTTTTCGCAATTCGGGCAGTCACACGGCTTTCTGTTTTTTCAGGTTTTTCCACTATTGCGCCGCTTTTTCCCTTTGCAGTTTTTTCTGTTTCGGTAATGTTTTTCTCTATCTCTTTTTCGGCTTTTGTCTCAGGCCTGCTTTCAGGAGCTTCGGCAGTTGTTTGAGGCTGAACCGGTTTAGGAACTTGTGCTGTTATGCGTTGGGATTTCTGCACCGAAATGGTTTTTTTAACGGAAGGTGCAACAATGGACTGCAAAAGATATACCGCTAATATGCCGGAGATTACAACTGCGCCAAACAGCGCTGAATACAAAACAATCTTTTTTTTGTGGGCAGATTCCTTTGCAATGATGTCCTTAAGATTAGGCGTAATTTCCCGTTTAGTCTGCTGTTGTTTGACCTTTGAAAGCAAGTCGGCAAGCAGGCTCACCGTATCTCCATATCTGCCTCTGATTTGTCCCTTACGCTGAAGAAAAATGATGAGTCAGGACTTTTAGGCTGTATCTTTAGTTCAGGGTTCTGTTTCTTGTTTTTCATCTTTGAGCCTTCAGCTTTTAGGATATTATAAATCTTCCATGAATATTTCACCTTCTTATGCAGGCTTACTGCATTATAACAGCCGATTGCCTCCCATGTATATCCATATCTGTCAAAACATTTA carries:
- a CDS encoding tetratricopeptide repeat protein, whose protein sequence is MSLLADLLSKVKQQQTKREITPNLKDIIAKESAHKKKIVLYSALFGAVVISGILAVYLLQSIVAPSVKKTISVQKSQRITAQVPKPVQPQTTAEAPESRPETKAEKEIEKNITETEKTAKGKSGAIVEKPEKTESRVTARIAKKEKPSPAPAVKPKPAVQPQAARSEDSAVEKSVSLPQKNAFLYIAKDYESRKDYPKALAYYKKILETDRNNFGVINNTAYILLNMGLVHESIKYSQMALELKKDYVPALINIGVAYARVDNITAAETSLNKALTIEPDNQTASMNLAVLYEKQGEYQKAFEYYSKLARMGNANGFLGIARIYEKQDKTEEALKTYKNISSFSSVDADTKKMVGQRIELLSEKLKSRK